From the Streptomyces sp. Sge12 genome, the window GTCCTGAGCGCGGTCAGGGCGAAGGTCTTGCCCACGACCGTGCGGCTGGCGAGGTCGGTGTCGTCCCGGCCCTCGGCGAGCAGCTTCGCGGCGTTGTCCTTGGCGGCCTGCTGGAAGGCCTTCATGTCCGGGGTCAGGAAGAGGACGATCTCGCCCCGCGCCTTCTTGTCCGTGCAGACGCCGCGCTCCGTGATGCCCCAGTCCCCGGTGCCGATGAAACCGCTCAGCGGCACCCGGCTGTCGGTCGGGTCGGGGCTGAGGTTCTCGCAGGACGTGTACTGCTGTACGTGGGCCTGCGCCCCGGCCAGCGTGGCGGGCGCGGCGCCGGCGCCGGCGGCCGTGGGGGAGTCGCCGGCGGCGCCCCGAGCGCTCGCGGAGGGGCTCGCGGCGGGCGGGCCCGGCTTGGCGGAGTCCTCGCAAGCGGTGGCGAGGGTGGTGAGCGCGGCGAGGGCCGCGGTCGCGGCGGATATCCGCTGGAGGCGCATGGGTGTCTTCCGTCGGCTGGACACGGCACGGGGGGATGGCGTGCCCATGCTACTAAGGCCTGCCTGAAAATTGATCTTGTGGCAGGTCGAGGCGAGTTGACGGAGGCGGCGTGGCAGTGGATGGAGCCCTTGCTGCCGCAGGTGGATGGGCGTGGTCGGCCGTGGCGTGATCACCGGCAGGTGGTCAATGGTGTGCTGTGGCGGTTGCGGACCGGGGCTCCGTGGCGTGACCTGCCCGAGCGGTATGGGCCGTGGCAGACCGTCTATGAGCGGTTTGCCCGCTGGAAGGCGGACGGCACGTGGGCAAGGCTGTTGGAGCATGTGCAGGTCCGCGACGACACGGAGGGCCGGGTGGAGTGGACCGTCGCCGTCGACTCCGCGATCAACGTGTTCACCAGCACGCCGCCGGCGCACGTAAAAGGGGGCTGCGGACGAGGACGAACTGGAAGATCCGGTCGGCTCGCAGACGGGCCAGGCCCTCGGCCGGTCCCGAGGCGGGCTGACCACCAAGGTCCACCTCGCCGTCGACGGCCGGGACTGCCGCTGTCCATCGTGCTCACGCCCGGCAACGTCGACGACGCCACCGCATTCGGTCAGGTCCTCGACGGGGTCCGCGTTCCGCGAGCCGACACCGGCCGCCCACGCACGAAACAGCCCCGAGTCCTGGGCGACAAGGCCTACTCCAGCCGAGCGATCCGGTATCTGCTGCGGCGTCGGGGCATCGCCGTCGATCCCCGAGCGCCGCGACCGAACAGCCAACCGCCGCCGCCGAGGGCGCCTCGGCGGCCGGCGGCCCGCCTTCGACAAGGAGCTCTACCGCGTCTACCGCGACCGCAACATGGTCGAACGATGCTTCGCACGCCTCAAGCAGTTCCGCGCGATCGCGACGAGATTCGACAAGCTTGCCGACCGCTACCGTGCCGGCGTCGTCCTGGCCTCGCTGATCCTCTGGCTCCGCGAACCAGCCCGTGATCATTCGTCAGACACTGCCCAGGCCGCGGGGAGAAAACCGGCGACGATGGCCACGAATTCCTCGGGGGCGAGGATGCGGATGCCCAGTTCCTCAGCCTTGGTGCGCTTGGAGCCGGCCTTCTCACCCGCCACCAGGAGGGTGGTGCGCTTGGACACCGACGACGATCCCTTTCCGCCGGCCCACTCGATCAACTCGTTCATCTCGTCCGGGACAACGCCGCGAGAGGGCCGGTCATCGAGCCGGTCACCACGACGGCCTGTCCGGCCAGCGGGCCGCCCGCCGGCTCCTCGCCATCGGTCACGTCGTTCGCGTCCGCCGGCGGCCGCGACAGCGGACCGCACCTGAACGTCCGCGGCAGCTCGGGCACGGTGAACATGTGGCTGAAGGACTACCGACCAGTCGGCCCAACCGTTCAACGTGCGGGCCCGCAAAAGGAAGCGATTCAGAAAGGGACGGCGGGCTGTGTGGGGCGGCGGAGGGCCATGGCGAGCAGGGGCGAGAGGTAGAGGAAGAGAACGGAGAGGGTGAGGCCGACGACGCCCAGGAGGATGGTGGCGTGTAGTCCGATGACGTTGGCCGTCACGCCGGCCATCAGTGCGCCGAGCGGTGCAACGCTCCACTGGATCCAGCGAATGGAGGCCGTGACCGGCCCGGCCGGGGCCGCCGCACCCGGGCCGACGTCTTCGAACGGCTCGCCGTCATCGAGGAGCCCGCCGCCGAGCACCGCCGAGCGGCGGCTGCCCAGCACGACACCGCTGAGCACATCCTGCGCGGCAGCGGCCCGAAGGCCTGACCAGCAAGGAGACCGTCCAGTGAACGTGCCCGTACAGGCCCATCTTCCTGTACGAGGTCGAGGGCGAGCCGGAGCCGACCCCGCTGACACGCCGTACGCGGTGCTGGAGTTCGGCCCGCGCGGTTGCATCCGACGTCGCGCTCTCAGGTGACAGCCGTGCAACGCACACGGAGGTGCAGGATGAGCGGCGTGGTGCACCCGCGCATTGCACCCACACGGGCCGGGGAACACCAACACGGTGGCTGCGGCCGCATCCGGGTTCCTAATCGACCTCTGAGGCGAGTGACTCGCGGTCGACGCCCGGCCCCGACTGACCCGCTGACGAGAGACCGACTTCCCGGCAATCGCCGAGAAGTCGTTCCGGGCCCTCGATGCGCCTGTCAAGTCCCGAGGGCTAGTGGCATGACGGGGTTGTTGCCCGTAAGGCTCACTTGAAGCACGGGTTCACGCAGGCCCAGAGACCCGCCCGCACCATCCAGAAAAGCCAGAGCGACGCTTTTCGAGGGACATGGACCCCCTACCGAAAGGCCGTAGACGCCGATCGGAAACCAATTCTCAATTTCTCAATTGGAGGTAATTTTCATGGCTTCGTTCATGGGAAATCCCATCATGAATGTAACTCAGACGACAGCGAATTTTTTTGAATTTGTCGTCGAATACACCATGCAATACAGCCAGACGGAACTGGGGTTCCCGGAGGGGTTCGCACACAGTTTGGCCCTCCGTGAGAGCGACGACGGTGAAATCTTCGGCGGCGGCGATGACGACTTGATCAATATCAGAGTGGAAACCTTCCGTCCCACGTCCAGGTTTGAGACTCGGACCTTCACATTCTCAGCTTCCGCCGAACGGCTCGGCACAGAGTCTGGCGGCGAAGAAATTTATGCCGTGGTACACCATCGTCGAAATATAGATGGTGTCGCGAGTCAAACCCGTAGCACGGCAATCTTTCCATTCGCCGTTTGAGATGACGCTAAAGCCTTGACGGTCCGTGGCCCATGCCCACGGACCGTTTCGGTTCCCCGGTTCAGGAGAAGCACTCACCCGCCCGACAACGCGGAGCCTCGGCCTAGGCCAGAGGGCGTACCAGCCCGCACCCGGGACACCAGGCGCCGGTGCCGTCTGGCGCGAACGGCAGGCACACCCGCCGACTTGACCGCGCCGCGCGGTGCCGGGAGGAGCGGGGGTCCGGGTGCCGGCGAAGGCCAATGCAGTGGCCTTAGGGATCGCCCAACGCGTCAGACGCGATCGTCCTGTCCCGGAAGGACTGGAAGGCGTTCCAGCTGGCCTGAGCATCGTCGGCGAGCAACTCGCCGTTCGAGCAGTCGACGGGGCGGCAGCCAAGGGCTCTGGAGATGCGGAAGATCACGGGCAGCACGTCGTTCTCACCGCCCCGGACATGGAGCATGACCGACTCGACGGGGTCGTGCTCGCCGATGCCGAGTCAGATCACCTCAACTCCTGACTCCCCCTGAGGCACGGTGACGCCCTCCTCCACAGGCCGTCACCGTGTCGGTCGGCGATGTCTCCAATTGGAGACATCGCGCTCCGCGCTTCTAGCGCCCTTGTGTCCGAGCCGGAGGGGGTCATCCCGCCCCAGGGCCGGAGCACGGATCCGGCCTCGGTGTCCTGGCAGGACCGAACGCCCTGTACGAGGCGATACGGCTGCACATGTCTGCGGAACACCGGGAGGAGCTGGCCATGCTCCTGATCGAGAACAACCCGGGGAGCTAGCAGCGCTCGCGTCGACTTGCGTTCGCGGACACAAGTCAGGCTCTCCCAGCGCACAGGCAATGCCTCTGCTGGAGCAGCCAAACCGAGCAGCCAGAACGGACACGCGCCTGCGCCGGCCGCCTGCCATCAGGTACTTAGGGCCGCCGCTCAGCGGCGGCCCTAGCGGTTCCGTCGTACGCGCCTGGGCGCGGTAGAGGGTGCAGCCGCCGAGGCCGAGGTGCTTGGCGATGGTGGTGACGGGCTCGTGGTCGTCGCGGCGGCTGCTCCCCGGCATCGTGCCGACCGGGCCTCCACGGAGCGTGGCCGCGGTTGTCGCAGCTCCGTGGAGGCCCGGTGGGCGTGTGATGGAGGCCGCCCCCGACCTCAGTGCCGTCCTCGCGGGCTCAGACGACCGCCCCCGTCCCCCTCTCCTTCTTCCTCTGCGCCTCCGCGGCGCAGCGGTCCCGTGCCGGTGGTGGTGGCGGGTTGCGGTGTTCCAGGGCGATCGCTATCGGGACCGCGGTGAAGATGGTCGAGGCGATGCCGACCAGGACGCCCGCGATCAGCGCCACGGAGAAGTCCGCCAGCGAGTCGCCGCCCAGTACCGCCAGTGCGGTCAGGATGAACAGGGCTCCCATGCCCGTGTTCACCGTGCGCGGGAGCGTCTGGACCACCGCGTGGTTGGCCGTGTTCTCCAGGTCGCCTCGGGGGTCCCGGTTGCGCGCTTCGCGGACGCGGTCGAAGACGACCACCGTGTCGTTCACGGAGTAGCCGATCACCGTGAGCAGCGCCGCCAGGAAGACGCTGTCCACCGGCCGGCCCAGCCAGGCGAACAGGCCCACCACGAGGAGGACGTCGTGGACCATCGCAGAGACTGCCGCTGCCGCCAGGGTCCAGCGGAACCGCACGCTGAGGTAGACCAGTTGGGCGGCCACCGCGATGCCCAGGGCCAGGAGCGCCTTCTGGCGCAGTTCGCTGCCGAGGCTCGGGCCGATCTGTTCGTCACGCTCCACCGTGACGGTTCCGCCGGGCTTCTCCAAGGCCGCCTTGACGCGCTGCTGTTCGTCGTCGGTGAGCTTCTCCGTGCGTACGGTGATGTCGCCGTCGCCGGACTCCTGCACCACCGCGCGCGGGAACCCCGCGTCGGACACGGCGCTGCGGGCCGTGTCCGCGTCGACGGACCTGCTGGTGCTGTACTCGACGAGGCGGC encodes:
- a CDS encoding transposase, with translation MEPLLPQVDGRGRPWRDHRQVVNGVLWRLRTGAPWRDLPERYGPWQTVYERFARWKADGTWARLLEHVQVRDDTEGRVEWTVAVDSAINVFTSTPPAHVKGGCGRGRTGRSGRLADGPGPRPVPRRADHQGPPRRRRPGLPLSIVLTPGNVDDATAFGQVLDGVRVPRADTGRPRTKQPRVLGDKAYSSRAIRYLLRRRGIAVDPRAPRPNSQPPPPRAPRRPAARLRQGALPRLPRPQHGRTMLRTPQAVPRDRDEIRQACRPLPCRRRPGLADPLAPRTSP